In a single window of the Platichthys flesus chromosome 5, fPlaFle2.1, whole genome shotgun sequence genome:
- the sec23b gene encoding protein transport protein Sec23B: protein MATYQEFIQQNEDRDGVRFSWNLWPSSRLEATRLVAPVSCLFTPLKERPDLPPVQYEPVLCSRANCKAVLNPLCQVDFRAKIWACNFCFQRNPFPPSYAGISEVNQPAELMPQFSTIEYIVQRGQPTPLIFLYVVDTCLEEEDLQALKESLQMSLSLLPPNALVGLITFGRMVQVHELSCEGIAKSYVFRGTKDLSAKQIQEMLGLSKPAASGQQGRPLAPQDSAASCRFLQPVHRVDMNLTDLLGELQRDPWPVPQGKRPLRSTGVALSVAVGLLEGTFPNTGARVMLFIGGPPTQGPGNVVGDELKTPIRSWHDIQKDNARHLKKATKYHEALANRAAVNGHSIDIYACALDQTGLLEMKCLSNLTGGHIVMGDSFNTSLFKQTFQRVFSKDYNGDFRMAFGGVMEVKTSRELKICGAIGPCVSLNSKGSCVSETEMGIGGTSQWKVCSLTPSTTLGLYFEVVNQHNAPVPQGGRGAIQFVTQYQHSNTQRRIRVTTIARNWADAQTQIQHIESSFDQEAAAVLMARLGVFRAESEEGPDVLRWLDRQLIRLCQKFGQFNKDDPSSFKLSESLSLYPQFMFHLRRSPFLQVFNNSPDESSYYRHHFVRQDLTQSLIMMQPILYSYSFHGPPEPVLLDSSSILPDRILLMDTFFQLVIYHGETIAQWRKAGYQELTEYENFKQLLQAPLDDAQEILQTRFPMPRYVDTEHGGSQARFLLSKVNPSQTHNNLYAWGQETGSPILTDDVSLQVFMDHLKKLAVSSSA from the exons ATGGCAACCTACCAGGAGTTCATCCAACAGAATGAAGACAGGGACGGGGTTAGGTTCAGCTGGAACCTGTGGCCCTCCAGCCGTCTGGAAGCTACCAGGCTGGTGGCCCCGGTCTCCTGCCTCTTCACACCCCTCAAGGAGAGGCCCGACCTGCCACCGGTCCAATACGAACCTGTCCTGTGCAGCCGGGCCAACTGCAAGGCAGTGCTTAACCCACTGTG TCAAGTGGACTTCAGGGCAAAAATATGGGCGTGCAACTTCTGCTTTCAAAGGAACCCT TTCCCTCCCTCATACGCAGGCATATCCGAAGTGAACCAGCCAGCTGAACTCATGCCGCAGTTTTCCACCATTGAGTACATAGTGCAG CGTGGACAGCCAACACCTCTGATCTTCCTGTATGTGGTGGAcacatgtttggaagaggaggaccTTCAGGCCCTCAAGGAGTCCCTGCAGATGTCCCTCAGCCTGCTGCCACCCAATGCCCTGGTGGGCCTAATCACATTCGGACGCATGGTCCAGGTCCATGAGCTCAGCTGTGAGGGGATCGCCAAGAGCTACGTGTTCAGAGGCACAAAGGACCTGTCCGCCAAACAGATCCAG gagaTGCTAGGTTTATCGAAGCCCGCAGCATCAGGACAGCAAGGTCGCCCCCTGGCCCCTCAGGACTCTGCAGCCTCTTGCAG GTTCCTGCAGCCGGTGCACCGGGTCGACATGAATCTGACAGACTTGCTCGGTGAACTTCAGAGGGATCCCTGGCCGGTCCCTCAGGGCAAACGTCCACTCCGCTCCACTGGTGTTGCACTGTCTGTTGCTGTCGGCCTGCTGGAG GGAACATTCCCCAACACAGGGGCTCGTGTGATGCTGTTCATCGGCGGGCCACCCACTCAGGGCCCTGGCAATGTGGTGGGCGACGAGCTGAAAACTCCCATCCGCTCCTGGCATGACATCCAGAAGGACAATGCTCGTCACCTCAAGAAAGCCACCAAG TATCATGAAGCCTTGGCTAATCGCGCAGCAGTAAATGGCCATAGTATCGATATCTATGCTTGTGCCCTGGACCAGACTGGACTTCTGGAGATGAAGTGTTTATCTAATCTCACCGG GGGCCACATTGTGATGGGAGACTCCTTCAATACTTCGCTGTTCAAGCAGACCTTCCAGAGAGTCTTTAGTAAAGACTACAATGGAGACTTCCGCATGGCCTTTGGAGGTGTCATGGAAGTCAAG ACATCAAGGGAGCTGAAGATTTGCGGGGCCATCGGACCATGCGTTTCACTCAACTCCAAAGGCTCCTGTGTTTCAGAGACG GAGATGGGCATCGGTGGCACGAGCCAGTGGAAAGTGTGCAGTCTCACCCCTTCCACCACTTTGGGCCTTTACTTTGAAGTGGTCAATCAG CACAATGCTCCAGTCCCGCAAGGTGGCCGAGGGGCGATCCAGTTTGTAACCCAGTACCAGCACTCCAATACACAGAGAAGGATACGAGTCACCACCATCGCCAGGAA CTGGGCAGATGCGCAGACCCAGATTCAGCACATCGAGTCGTCGTTCGACCAAGAAGCAGCCGCCGTGCTCATGGCTCGCCTGGGAGTCTTCAGAGCCGAGTCGGAGGAGGGGCCTGATGTCCTGCGTTGGCTCGACAGGCAACTCATCCGCCTG TGTCAAAAGTTCGGCCAGTTCAATAAAGATGATCCTTCATCCTTCAAACTGTCAGAGTCTCTGTCCCTCTACCCACAG TTTATGTTCCACCTGCGGCGGTCGCCCTTCCTGCAGGTGTTCAACAACAGCCCAGATGAGTCGTCCTATTACAGGCACCACTTTGTCAGACAGGACCTCACCCAGTCCCTGATCATGATGCAGCCCATCCTCTACTCCTACTCCTTCCATGGACCACCAGAG CCGGTGCTCctggacagcagcagcatcctgccAGATCGAATCCTGCTCATGGACACCTTCTTCCAGCTGGTTATCTACCATGGAGAG ACTATAGCCCAATGGCGAAAGGCAGGCTACCAGGAGTTGACGGAGTACGAGAActtcaaacagctgctgcaggctcCTCTGGACGACGCCCAGGAAATCCTGCAGACGCGGTTCCCCATGCCGCGCTACGTTGACACGGAGCATGGAGGCTCACAGGCTCGCTTTCTGCTCTCCAAGGTCAACCCATCCCAGACCCACAACAACCTCTACGCCTGGGGACAG GAGACGGGATCCCCGATCCTCACTGACGACGTGAGCCTGCAGGTCTTCATGGACCACTTGAAGAAGCTGGCAGTCTCCAGCTCTGCGTAG